The Chthonomonas sp. genome includes a window with the following:
- a CDS encoding beta-N-acetylhexosaminidase, whose product METIELALIPAPRSTRLNGESYCLTASTGIVAVPLAEDAIALLQRTIGGDLGVQFLTSAGSQDACIRLELDESLAPEGYTLAVHAQGVTVRASGRAGFLHAVQTLRQLVQRDGTIPGVEIEDEPRFAWRGAHLDVSRHFMPIEFVRKYIELIAAHKGNVFHFHLTDDQGWRMEISGYPRLTEVAAWRKETVVGHAREPNGYDGIPHGGFYTRQELVDVVKFADELGVTIVPEIDMPGHMQAAIAAYPELGNTGEPIDVWTSFGVSEHVLNLSPASISFMETVLTEVLSIFPSQFIHIGGDECPTTQWEQSESIAALMEAHSIPDVHGVQAWLNRHLDKFLSQRGRRMVGWDEILEGGLAPGATVMSWRGEEGGITAAKMGHDVVMTPGKWTYFDHYQHEDTESEPLAIGGMATLETVYGYEPVPPQLNEEEVGHVLGSQFQIWTEYMPGPTEVEYMAYPRGCALAEVLWSPREDRDWESFRTRMERHMGRLTAWGVGARPLDERPV is encoded by the coding sequence ATGGAAACGATTGAATTAGCTCTCATCCCGGCTCCCCGTTCCACCCGATTGAACGGGGAGTCTTACTGTTTGACCGCATCGACCGGCATCGTCGCCGTGCCCCTGGCCGAGGATGCCATCGCGCTCCTGCAGCGTACAATCGGTGGCGATCTGGGAGTCCAGTTTCTGACGAGCGCCGGGAGCCAAGACGCATGTATTCGACTGGAGCTCGACGAGAGCCTCGCTCCCGAGGGATACACCCTGGCTGTACATGCCCAGGGCGTGACGGTGCGGGCGAGCGGGCGGGCTGGGTTCTTGCACGCGGTTCAGACGCTCCGGCAACTGGTTCAACGCGATGGGACCATCCCGGGAGTTGAGATCGAGGATGAACCTCGGTTCGCGTGGCGTGGTGCTCATCTCGACGTCTCGCGGCACTTCATGCCCATCGAGTTTGTGCGTAAGTACATCGAGCTGATTGCCGCACACAAGGGGAATGTGTTCCATTTTCACCTCACGGACGACCAGGGCTGGCGCATGGAGATTTCGGGCTACCCACGACTGACCGAGGTTGCCGCATGGCGAAAGGAAACTGTTGTGGGTCACGCGCGCGAGCCCAATGGGTACGACGGGATTCCGCATGGAGGGTTCTACACGCGGCAGGAGTTGGTGGATGTGGTCAAATTCGCAGACGAACTCGGCGTCACGATCGTGCCCGAAATCGATATGCCCGGGCATATGCAAGCTGCCATTGCGGCGTACCCCGAGCTAGGAAACACTGGGGAACCGATTGACGTGTGGACCTCCTTTGGCGTCAGCGAGCATGTTTTGAATCTGAGTCCAGCTTCGATCTCGTTCATGGAAACGGTGCTCACCGAGGTCCTCAGTATCTTTCCGTCTCAGTTCATCCACATCGGCGGGGACGAATGCCCGACCACCCAGTGGGAGCAGAGTGAGTCCATTGCCGCGCTCATGGAAGCGCACTCCATACCCGATGTGCACGGGGTCCAAGCGTGGCTCAATCGCCATCTCGACAAGTTCCTGAGCCAGCGCGGTCGCCGCATGGTCGGCTGGGACGAGATCCTGGAAGGGGGGCTCGCACCGGGTGCAACGGTCATGAGTTGGCGCGGGGAAGAGGGAGGAATCACTGCAGCGAAGATGGGTCACGACGTGGTGATGACGCCTGGAAAATGGACCTACTTCGACCACTACCAGCATGAGGACACGGAGTCCGAGCCGCTCGCGATAGGGGGCATGGCGACGCTGGAGACGGTGTACGGGTACGAACCCGTCCCGCCGCAACTGAACGAGGAGGAGGTGGGCCACGTCCTCGGATCTCAGTTCCAGATCTGGACGGAGTACATGCCCGGGCCCACCGAGGTCGAGTACATGGCTTATCCTCGCGGCTGTGCGCTGGCGGAAGTCCTATGGTCACCCAGGGAGGATCGGGACTGGGAGTCGTTCCGGACCCGGATGGAGCGCCACATGGGGCGTCTGACGGCGTGGGGCGTGGGCGCGCGACCGCTGGATGAAAGACCTGTATAA
- the uvrC gene encoding excinuclease ABC subunit UvrC produces the protein MPRKDLPENISAKLQALPAKPGCYVYRGEAGEVLYIGKAISLKNRVRSYFQASTRHSARIARLVHKIRDIEWIVVDSEVEALVLECNLIKEHRPPFNVRLRDDKSYPFILVTKESFPRVLFTRNPRRAAGKVFGPYTSTFAVRETLGILHKAFPLIPCGKSWSGRPEQRPCLYYHLKQCLAPCAGLADKDEYRAIIGSVEKFLAGNQEAVTLELRTKMDAASDQLDFEKAATLRDQLKAIEQLQERQKVLIPDGEDRDVIAVVRDERGSAVQILYVRGGKLIGQRQFILDGSQEAAPSEAVGEFVKQYYSQAMEVPREVLLPVEIAEREVVQQWLRGRRGSAVTIEVPAGGDKLALVEMAATNAEETLIAMRREMETKEEWAQEAMEQLAECLELPTLPARIEGYDISNIQGTSPTGSMVVSENGEPAKAEYRRFRVRFHPEDPNDFAMMHEVITRRCRRYLDGDEKFTRLPDLIMIDGGKGQLAAALQARDALGLSIPMVGLAKKQEILYVPMLRHDAPEIKPLVGAYKFEGIQQRYDFLPVELPLTAPGLVLLRRLRDEAHRFALTLHRKVRDKRMTGSILDEIPGVGPRRRRLLLRTFGSVDGIRRASVEELSSVPTMTSKLAQDIRDYLNEGTI, from the coding sequence ATGCCTCGAAAGGACCTGCCTGAAAACATATCCGCGAAACTGCAAGCGCTCCCCGCCAAGCCCGGGTGCTATGTGTATCGCGGTGAAGCGGGCGAGGTCCTGTACATAGGCAAGGCGATCAGCCTCAAAAACCGAGTCCGCTCGTACTTCCAAGCATCGACGCGTCACTCGGCGCGAATCGCTCGGCTCGTCCACAAGATCAGGGATATCGAATGGATTGTCGTGGACTCCGAGGTGGAGGCGCTCGTGCTGGAGTGCAACCTGATCAAGGAGCACCGCCCACCGTTCAATGTTCGGCTTCGCGACGACAAGAGCTATCCGTTTATCCTCGTGACAAAGGAGTCGTTCCCGCGGGTGCTCTTCACGCGCAATCCAAGACGGGCCGCAGGGAAAGTGTTCGGACCCTACACGTCCACATTCGCGGTGCGCGAAACGCTCGGCATTCTGCACAAGGCGTTTCCACTGATCCCATGCGGCAAGAGTTGGTCAGGGAGACCAGAGCAACGACCGTGCCTTTACTATCATCTGAAGCAGTGTTTGGCACCGTGCGCTGGCCTGGCGGACAAGGATGAATACCGAGCGATCATCGGCAGCGTCGAGAAGTTCCTCGCGGGTAATCAGGAGGCGGTAACGCTCGAACTCCGAACGAAGATGGACGCAGCTTCGGATCAATTGGACTTTGAGAAGGCAGCGACGCTTCGCGACCAACTCAAGGCGATCGAGCAGCTTCAAGAGCGGCAGAAAGTGCTCATCCCGGACGGAGAAGATCGGGACGTCATCGCGGTCGTCCGCGATGAGCGTGGATCCGCGGTTCAAATCCTGTACGTGCGGGGTGGCAAGCTCATCGGCCAGCGTCAGTTCATCCTTGACGGTTCGCAAGAAGCGGCCCCTAGTGAGGCCGTCGGCGAGTTCGTGAAGCAGTACTACTCCCAGGCGATGGAAGTACCGCGCGAAGTTTTGCTCCCGGTCGAGATCGCCGAGCGAGAGGTTGTTCAGCAGTGGCTACGTGGCCGCCGAGGCTCAGCAGTTACCATCGAGGTCCCTGCAGGCGGCGACAAGCTCGCTCTAGTTGAGATGGCGGCGACCAACGCGGAGGAGACACTGATTGCCATGCGCCGCGAGATGGAGACCAAGGAAGAGTGGGCCCAAGAAGCGATGGAGCAGCTCGCGGAGTGCCTGGAGCTCCCGACTCTGCCCGCGCGGATTGAGGGGTACGACATCTCAAACATCCAGGGGACCTCGCCGACCGGCTCCATGGTGGTGAGCGAGAACGGCGAACCTGCCAAAGCCGAGTATCGCCGGTTCCGAGTTCGGTTCCACCCCGAGGACCCCAACGACTTCGCGATGATGCACGAGGTGATCACCCGGCGTTGCCGTCGATATCTGGATGGAGACGAGAAGTTCACGCGCCTGCCCGACCTGATCATGATCGACGGGGGTAAGGGCCAGCTAGCGGCCGCTCTCCAGGCTCGGGACGCACTCGGCTTGAGCATCCCCATGGTGGGGCTCGCCAAGAAGCAAGAGATTCTTTACGTCCCCATGCTTCGCCATGACGCGCCGGAAATCAAGCCGCTTGTCGGTGCCTACAAGTTTGAAGGCATCCAGCAACGTTACGATTTTCTTCCCGTTGAGCTGCCCCTAACTGCGCCGGGCCTCGTGCTGCTCCGACGGCTGCGCGACGAAGCCCACCGCTTCGCGCTGACGTTACATCGCAAGGTGCGCGACAAGCGCATGACGGGCTCGATCCTCGATGAAATCCCCGGGGTCGGCCCGCGCAGAAGGCGTCTGCTGCTCAGAACGTTCGGCTCGGTAGACGGGATTCGCCGTGCGAGCGTAGAAGAACTCAGCAGTGTTCCAACAATGACATCAAAGCTGGCGCAGGACATCCGTGACTATCTCAATGAAGGCACAATATAA
- a CDS encoding cysteine desulfurase produces the protein MTTLDPEFLVGLRDQFPVLQERVRGRPLVYLDNAATSQKPWSVLRAMQMYYQHDNANIRRGAHKLAERATESYENAREGLRKFINAASTQEIVFTKGCTEAVNLVASSWGRAFLNQGDLVIASHMEHHANLVPWQMICRDRGANFEPIPIHDEGTLDLEGFQTLLERGPKMVAIGHVSNALGTIHPIKEIVAMAHAAGAKVFVDGAQSLAHLEVDVRALDADFYSMSSHKMYGPTGTGALYARQELLESMPPFQYGGEMIRSVSFEETTYNDLPYRFEPGTPNMAGVIGWGAAIEWLSALPREEIRAHEDDLLHYATEQLSTVPGLRIVGTAPQKASIISFIMDGAHPHDIGTILDQQAVAIRTGHHCCMPLMKRLKLPATARASFALYNTREDADALVKALGRVTELFG, from the coding sequence ATGACGACACTTGATCCGGAATTCCTGGTGGGCCTCCGAGACCAGTTTCCCGTGCTCCAAGAGCGAGTCAGGGGTCGTCCGCTGGTTTACTTGGACAACGCCGCGACCAGCCAGAAACCATGGTCGGTTCTCCGCGCCATGCAGATGTACTATCAGCATGACAACGCAAACATCCGGCGCGGTGCCCACAAGCTCGCCGAGCGAGCCACCGAGTCGTACGAGAATGCGCGCGAGGGTTTGCGCAAGTTTATCAACGCTGCATCGACCCAAGAGATCGTCTTCACAAAGGGCTGCACCGAGGCGGTCAACCTTGTCGCCAGCAGTTGGGGCCGGGCATTCCTGAACCAGGGTGACTTGGTGATCGCCAGCCACATGGAGCACCACGCGAACCTCGTGCCTTGGCAGATGATTTGCCGCGACCGCGGTGCGAATTTTGAACCCATTCCCATCCACGATGAAGGGACGCTGGATCTGGAAGGATTTCAGACGTTGCTTGAGCGCGGACCCAAGATGGTCGCGATCGGCCACGTTAGCAATGCGCTCGGCACCATTCACCCCATCAAGGAGATCGTGGCGATGGCCCACGCGGCGGGAGCGAAGGTTTTCGTCGACGGTGCCCAATCGCTCGCGCACCTAGAAGTCGATGTCCGCGCGCTGGATGCCGATTTCTATTCGATGTCAAGCCACAAGATGTACGGCCCGACCGGCACCGGTGCGCTGTACGCTCGCCAAGAACTGCTGGAATCGATGCCACCCTTCCAATACGGCGGCGAGATGATCCGCTCCGTGAGCTTCGAGGAGACCACGTACAACGATCTGCCATACCGATTTGAGCCAGGCACACCGAACATGGCAGGCGTTATCGGATGGGGCGCGGCGATCGAGTGGTTGTCTGCGCTCCCCCGCGAGGAGATCCGTGCCCACGAAGACGATCTACTCCACTACGCCACCGAGCAACTCAGCACGGTTCCGGGCTTGCGCATCGTCGGTACTGCGCCACAGAAAGCGAGCATCATCAGCTTCATCATGGACGGCGCACACCCGCACGATATAGGCACGATTCTCGATCAGCAGGCCGTCGCCATTCGCACCGGCCACCACTGCTGTATGCCGCTCATGAAGCGGCTGAAGCTCCCAGCAACCGCACGCGCATCGTTCGCCCTCTACAACACGCGAGAGGACGCCGATGCGCTCGTAAAGGCGCTTGGTCGGGTGACCGAACTGTTCGGCTGA
- a CDS encoding S9 family peptidase encodes MWSSILLAVVSALNLSYPLTEKGDTVDDFNGVKVADPYRWLEEPASTPKVRSWIEAQNKVTTSFLDSLPNRKALHTELLRRFSFERYETPIERKGRLIYERNDGLQNQSVVYVVDAAGKTPRVLLDPNKLKADGTAQLTSSDLSLDGKRFLYAVSFGGSDWVEWRVRDIATGKDLPDVVKQSKFGLGFWDASGEGFYYLRFTTEQGANALTARNLPGKLYHHQLGTQESADTLVYETKKETEFLWPSASSDRKTIFHYIESGSINNRIHVQAVDKPGMPVTKLFDDDSGQFLPIDRVGSKIYFTTTRNASFGKVIAVDLKTPGHIATIVPESKDTLNTAAIVGGKLFVSYLQDAKAALRRFDLDGSHARTVNLPGLGTIGGISGTQADSSAYLSYVDLTSPSEILKLDTAKAATTVWRKPKLKFDTSKYTAKQIFFKSKDGTRVPMFVVHKKGLKLDGSNPTILYGYGGFGSATLPWFSVSRTVWMDMGGVFVIANIRGGNEYGKKWHEAAIKTNRQKAFDDFIAAGETLNRLGYSSPKTLAIQGGSNGGVLVGVCMIQRPELFAAAIPEVGVMDLLRFNLFTVGKSWESDYGSPQDPVEFASLLKISPLHTLRAGVKYPATLVCTADTDDRVVPAHSFKFAARLQECQAGPAPVLLRVDTSSGHGASNLSKSLEETRDIYAFVLSAAGKKIPSKF; translated from the coding sequence ATGTGGTCTTCGATCCTGCTCGCCGTCGTTTCCGCGTTGAATTTGTCGTACCCCTTGACCGAAAAGGGCGATACGGTGGACGATTTCAACGGCGTAAAGGTCGCGGACCCTTACCGCTGGCTTGAAGAACCGGCATCGACGCCCAAGGTTCGTAGTTGGATCGAGGCTCAAAACAAGGTCACGACCAGTTTTCTCGACTCGCTGCCGAACAGAAAGGCTCTGCACACCGAATTGCTGCGTCGCTTCAGCTTCGAGCGCTACGAAACGCCCATCGAACGCAAAGGCCGCCTGATTTATGAGCGAAACGACGGCTTGCAGAACCAAAGCGTTGTTTACGTTGTCGATGCCGCAGGCAAGACCCCGCGTGTTCTTCTCGATCCAAACAAGCTAAAGGCAGACGGCACGGCACAATTGACCTCAAGCGACCTTTCCCTGGACGGGAAACGCTTCCTATACGCCGTTTCCTTCGGAGGAAGCGACTGGGTCGAATGGCGCGTCCGGGACATCGCAACAGGAAAGGACCTTCCCGACGTAGTTAAGCAATCGAAGTTTGGACTCGGCTTTTGGGATGCGAGCGGCGAAGGCTTCTACTATTTGCGATTCACGACGGAACAAGGTGCGAACGCTTTGACCGCGCGTAACTTGCCCGGCAAGCTCTACCATCACCAGCTCGGCACGCAGGAATCGGCCGACACTCTCGTCTACGAGACAAAGAAGGAGACCGAGTTCCTGTGGCCCTCCGCATCTTCGGACCGAAAGACGATCTTCCACTACATCGAGTCTGGATCGATCAACAATCGCATTCATGTTCAGGCCGTCGATAAGCCCGGCATGCCCGTAACCAAGCTCTTCGACGACGACTCTGGGCAATTTCTGCCGATCGATCGAGTTGGTTCGAAGATTTACTTCACTACGACGCGGAACGCTTCTTTCGGCAAGGTCATCGCCGTCGATCTGAAGACTCCGGGACACATTGCCACCATCGTCCCCGAGTCCAAAGACACGCTCAATACAGCTGCGATCGTGGGCGGCAAGCTCTTCGTAAGCTATTTGCAAGATGCCAAGGCCGCGCTGCGTCGCTTTGACCTGGATGGCAGCCATGCGCGAACCGTGAATCTTCCCGGGCTCGGCACCATCGGCGGGATTTCGGGCACGCAGGCCGATTCCAGCGCGTACCTCAGTTACGTCGACCTGACCTCTCCTTCGGAAATCCTGAAGCTCGATACCGCAAAGGCGGCGACGACAGTCTGGCGCAAGCCGAAACTCAAGTTCGACACAAGCAAGTACACCGCGAAGCAGATTTTCTTCAAGAGCAAGGACGGCACCCGCGTTCCGATGTTCGTCGTGCACAAGAAGGGTCTGAAGCTGGATGGCTCGAATCCGACCATCCTGTACGGTTACGGCGGGTTCGGCAGTGCGACGCTTCCATGGTTCTCGGTCAGCCGTACGGTTTGGATGGACATGGGCGGCGTCTTCGTCATCGCCAACATCCGCGGCGGCAATGAGTACGGCAAGAAGTGGCACGAGGCCGCGATCAAGACGAACCGTCAGAAGGCATTCGATGACTTCATCGCTGCGGGCGAGACGCTGAATCGCCTTGGCTACTCGAGCCCCAAAACGCTCGCGATTCAGGGCGGATCGAATGGTGGCGTGTTGGTCGGGGTCTGCATGATCCAGCGTCCCGAGCTCTTCGCCGCCGCTATCCCTGAAGTCGGAGTCATGGACTTGCTCCGCTTCAACCTGTTCACGGTCGGCAAATCTTGGGAGAGCGATTACGGCTCGCCGCAAGATCCGGTGGAGTTCGCATCGCTTCTCAAGATTTCTCCGCTGCACACGCTGCGAGCGGGGGTTAAGTACCCGGCCACGCTTGTATGCACTGCCGACACCGACGACCGGGTGGTCCCCGCGCACTCGTTCAAGTTTGCCGCACGGTTACAGGAGTGCCAGGCGGGTCCTGCGCCTGTGCTCTTGCGCGTCGATACGAGCAGTGGCCACGGAGCATCAAACCTCTCCAAGTCGCTGGAGGAAACGCGCGACATCTATGCCTTCGTTCTGAGCGCAGCAGGGAAGAAGATTCCGTCGAAGTTCTGA
- a CDS encoding N-acetylmuramoyl-L-alanine amidase — MIAAVLLTAMLPNVEPTIVTREEWGAKIRRPGAQLQRISKITIHHTGVASAPLRSLEDKLRGLQAFSQREDKLADGRTKPAWVDIPYHYYISIDGRVGEGRRWRYTGDTNTEYDPTGHLLIVVEGNFEIEKPTDAELVTLRQMVLWAAKKFHVPVEEIKGHGDYAKTDCPGKALIAELPALRSFVKTHMK, encoded by the coding sequence ATGATCGCTGCCGTACTATTGACCGCCATGCTGCCCAACGTTGAACCCACCATCGTCACCCGAGAAGAGTGGGGCGCAAAGATTAGAAGACCAGGAGCACAGCTTCAACGTATTTCCAAGATCACTATTCACCACACTGGCGTCGCGAGCGCCCCTCTTCGGTCCCTGGAAGACAAACTTCGCGGCTTGCAAGCGTTCTCGCAGCGCGAAGATAAGCTCGCAGACGGCCGAACAAAACCTGCCTGGGTCGATATTCCCTACCATTACTACATCAGCATCGATGGAAGGGTCGGAGAAGGACGGCGCTGGCGTTACACCGGCGATACCAACACCGAATATGACCCGACCGGCCACCTTCTCATCGTGGTCGAGGGGAACTTCGAGATCGAAAAACCCACCGATGCCGAGCTCGTCACGCTCCGGCAGATGGTCCTATGGGCCGCCAAGAAGTTTCACGTACCCGTCGAGGAGATCAAAGGCCACGGGGACTATGCCAAGACCGATTGTCCAGGAAAAGCGCTGATCGCCGAGCTCCCCGCACTCAGAAGTTTTGTGAAAACCCATATGAAGTGA
- a CDS encoding PEP-CTERM sorting domain-containing protein (PEP-CTERM proteins occur, often in large numbers, in the proteomes of bacteria that also encode an exosortase, a predicted intramembrane cysteine proteinase. The presence of a PEP-CTERM domain at a protein's C-terminus predicts cleavage within the sorting domain, followed by covalent anchoring to some some component of the (usually Gram-negative) cell surface. Many PEP-CTERM proteins exhibit an unusual sequence composition that includes large numbers of potential glycosylation sites. Expression of one such protein has been shown restore the ability of a bacterium to form floc, a type of biofilm.) yields the protein MKALYVLGVLSVAGLSVAQTIDPVFSGQYSFTDLGSVIDVPVNYGGLTFVAGDPNKILLGGAANGSSGKLYQVPVIRDGAGHITGFSGPGVAVIDAPYNDGGVTYGPGGVLFASRWPVNELGQYKPGSTTPDKIINMGALGVASSHSAVMFGPSGRSYAGRMKVSSYGGGQFYDATYAPDGLGTYDITSVTYIGNLQGGPEGFAYVPLGSPLFGDAMLVSEFGAGVVSTYDVDSLGNPIFSSRRVFMSGLSGAEGAVIDPVTGDFLFSTFGGGNRIIVVKGFAVPEPSAIFALSLGAAVLLRRKRT from the coding sequence ATGAAAGCTCTATATGTACTTGGTGTTCTGTCGGTTGCGGGCCTAAGCGTGGCTCAGACGATCGACCCCGTTTTCTCAGGCCAGTATTCGTTCACCGACCTGGGATCCGTGATCGATGTCCCGGTCAACTATGGCGGACTTACGTTCGTGGCTGGCGATCCCAACAAGATCTTGCTGGGCGGCGCGGCGAACGGATCGTCTGGAAAGCTGTACCAAGTTCCAGTCATTCGCGATGGGGCGGGTCACATCACCGGATTCTCGGGGCCCGGCGTCGCGGTGATCGATGCGCCCTACAATGATGGCGGCGTTACCTACGGACCGGGCGGAGTTCTCTTCGCCTCGCGATGGCCAGTGAACGAGCTCGGGCAGTACAAGCCAGGATCGACGACTCCCGACAAGATCATCAATATGGGTGCCCTCGGGGTGGCGAGCTCTCACAGCGCGGTGATGTTCGGTCCTTCTGGCCGGTCGTATGCGGGCAGGATGAAGGTTTCCAGTTATGGCGGCGGGCAGTTTTACGATGCTACCTACGCCCCGGATGGCCTCGGCACGTACGATATCACGTCCGTCACTTACATCGGCAACCTCCAGGGAGGGCCCGAAGGCTTCGCCTATGTGCCCCTAGGATCGCCCTTGTTCGGCGATGCCATGCTCGTGTCGGAATTTGGCGCGGGCGTCGTCAGTACGTACGACGTCGATTCTCTTGGTAACCCGATCTTTTCGTCTCGCCGCGTGTTCATGTCGGGTCTTAGTGGCGCAGAGGGCGCCGTGATCGATCCAGTGACCGGTGATTTCCTGTTCTCGACGTTTGGTGGCGGAAACCGCATCATCGTCGTTAAGGGCTTTGCAGTTCCCGAGCCGTCCGCGATCTTTGCGCTGAGCCTCGGAGCCGCGGTTCTCCTACGCAGAAAGCGAACGTAA
- a CDS encoding PEP-CTERM sorting domain-containing protein (PEP-CTERM proteins occur, often in large numbers, in the proteomes of bacteria that also encode an exosortase, a predicted intramembrane cysteine proteinase. The presence of a PEP-CTERM domain at a protein's C-terminus predicts cleavage within the sorting domain, followed by covalent anchoring to some some component of the (usually Gram-negative) cell surface. Many PEP-CTERM proteins exhibit an unusual sequence composition that includes large numbers of potential glycosylation sites. Expression of one such protein has been shown restore the ability of a bacterium to form floc, a type of biofilm.): MKTYKIALPVLAIAGAAVSANALVFDTGYEYTGGTNPAGTPPWNRVTITDVVPGTVTIKLANINLVGTEFVSEASINFNPLKNVTSLTFGSPVSVGTFDLPSISKSANAYKAGGGGYYDIKFDFATANSKRFGVGESLTYTVSGIAGLMASDFNFVSINAPTGVANAATAWHVQSIGPNGSQSGWVAPVPEPSAIFAVALGSLVVLRRKRK, translated from the coding sequence ATGAAAACTTATAAAATCGCTTTGCCAGTTCTGGCTATTGCCGGAGCTGCAGTTTCTGCGAACGCTTTGGTCTTTGACACTGGCTACGAGTACACGGGTGGGACGAACCCTGCAGGAACGCCTCCTTGGAATCGCGTCACGATCACCGACGTGGTGCCGGGAACGGTCACGATTAAGCTCGCGAACATCAATCTCGTGGGTACCGAGTTCGTATCGGAAGCAAGTATCAACTTCAATCCGTTGAAGAACGTGACGAGCTTAACCTTTGGGTCGCCCGTTTCGGTTGGAACGTTTGATCTTCCTTCGATAAGCAAGAGTGCAAACGCTTACAAGGCGGGTGGCGGCGGTTACTACGATATCAAGTTCGATTTTGCCACCGCGAACTCCAAGCGTTTTGGGGTTGGCGAGAGCTTGACCTACACGGTTTCGGGCATCGCGGGGCTGATGGCGAGCGATTTCAACTTCGTGAGCATCAACGCTCCGACAGGCGTTGCCAACGCAGCGACCGCGTGGCACGTGCAGAGCATCGGCCCGAACGGGAGCCAGAGTGGCTGGGTTGCACCGGTCCCTGAGCCGTCCGCGATCTTCGCGGTGGCCCTTGGGAGCTTGGTTGTCTTGCGGCGCAAGCGCAAGTAA